The following is a genomic window from Trachemys scripta elegans isolate TJP31775 chromosome 16, CAS_Tse_1.0, whole genome shotgun sequence.
CCAGTTGAATTGTATGTGCTagcattgtatgtgaagttacggagttttgctgtgtgtgtgactgaaataTGTCGTGAGGCTGAGAGACGCCAACAGCTGGACTTTCAGTAATGACAAAGGGGCAACCCTCACAGGCCAGACAGGCGTTGCTGGCCCATCAAGAAGAATCCGCTCTCCCAGAGACTCCTCAGAGGGGGCCTGTACACAGTGGGCACTGCCTCATCCCACGTCATATCAAGGATCTTTCTAGTCCcaggaagaaagtataaaagaggaaaagtgacatcctcacttggcctctctcctccccccatcacaACTCCTGGACGATCCTCTGGAAGTCAAAGGCTACGGCTACAGGCCAAGGCTTTTAGCAACAATAAACTTCCACCACCCACGAGCGGCAGCGGCTGTGTCAGGAGGatgctgttcacactggcgcttgtcggtaaaacttttgtcgtaggggggtgagggtttttttttttaacacccttGAACGACAAAAAATTTAccgacaaagtgccagtgtagacaaatccaAAGACTTTGAACGAGGGAGATTGGTCCCAAGCTGGGAAAAGAATCCAGCCTGTGGATGGAGAAGTGTGAGCTGCCTGTAACATCTATGAGAGACAGACTGCTTGATTCAGATTGTGCTTTGTCTGTAGAATTTAGACTGCAAATCTTTTATTTCTATGAATcgtagactatcagggttggatgggaccgcaggaggtcatctagctcaaagcaggaccaatccccaactaaatcatcccagccagggctttgtcaagcctgaccttaaaaacctctaaggaaggagattccaccacctccctaggtaacccattccagtgcttcaccaccttcttagtgaaaaagcttttcctaatatccaacctaaaccattgAGCACATGGGTTCTGAAGCCCAATGGGTGGAGAGATGTAGTTAGTGTTATTGAGGAGGGTTTGACATGATTCATGCTTGTCTCTTTTCATGGTATAAATAAAAGAACTTAGGGATTGGTTTTTTGTTCCTGCTTTGTGTTTATGAGCCccagttgtggtgttttcccaaattaatgctgagttagttccttctttttattaaaagtttttgctataTTCAGACTTTGTGCTTGTGAGAGAAGTTTTGCCTCTTAGGGGCACCTAggagtggtatgtaattgtcactgggtgggggctcaaacCGGTTTTGTNTGCTCCCCCAGTgcagagatgcagctgcctctggggtggaacagccAAGTAACAGCTGTCCAGCAACACAGCACAAGAGGTTAAGCTGCAGTTTGAGGTGGTTTGAGCAGCTTTGAGGAGGGACATCGCCTGCCATTTGTCTGAGATCAGACACAGTGTCCACCCCGCACACgaaccctctccccaccctggtCTTAGCAGCCACAGCCAGTTACCGTTTACAGGGAGACTGGTTTCCTTCTGCAGAAGATGTTTGGggaccagatcccagctggtgtcaatcagcaatggtgccattggaatcaatggggctATGCTGGATAACTCAACTGAGAATCTTGTCCTGGGGTTTTCAGTCCTGTTTCCAACATTAGCTTCATTTTCCTACCACtgatatttaagaacataagaacggccagactgggtcagaccaaaggtccatctagccccgtatcctgtcctccgacagtggccagtgccaggtgccccagagggaatgaacagaacagggaatcatcaagtgatccatcccctgtcgcccattcccagcttctggcaaacagaggctagggacaccatccctgcccagcctgactaacagccattgatggaccgatcctccatgaacttatctagttcttttttgaaccctgttattgtcttggccttcaccatATCCCCTGGCAACgggttccagaggttgactgtgtgttgtgtgaggaaatacttccttttaaacctgctgcctattaatttcattgggtgccccctagttcttgtgttatgggaaggagtaaataacactttcttattgactttctccacacccatcatgagtttatagacctctatcatatgcccccttggTTGTCTATTTTCCAAGCGGATTGAGTCCGCTCTGGAGCAGGTTCACACTGGGGTCACTGAAGGAGCCCCCAGCAATTAGCAGGTGGGACATACAGGGCAGCCTCAGCGCAGAGAGATTCCAGCCAGGCTCTGAGGGCTCCAGCTCCAGGATTCACCCTCCCAGCACGTGGGATTAACCCAATAGAGCCAGCTGCAGGAGATACCAGGTTAGCAACGAGCCCTCGCTCGCCAGCGGGGAAGGCATTTTAACAACCATGTCAGGTTCTCTCTGGGGTTTGAACCCATGGCCTGTGGGCCTAACCCCTGAGCTGCAGCTGGCTGAGCTAAAGAAAGAACTGCAGTAACCCACCAGTGCCACTATCGCTGAGACCTGGCCCCACATGAGGCCTCAttctttggaagacaggattaggggGCAAATGACTCATGAGGCTGGAAACAGACATTTGTGCTCAATAAGATAAGTCAAGAGGTCAATAGGCTAAaaagacagaatgtctgagccagctaagataagagggagaactCTTTACTACGAACCAGCGAACAAGGGACAGGATACGTTAGGAATGGAGAGATGAGGTGAAGAGGAAGTCGAAACGTGGACGGAGCGTGCAGCTAAGGGACTGGTTCCTGCTAAGTAACCAGCCAATCGTAAAATGTCAGATGCAATGTAGAGTAAATGGGATGTGATCTGTAAATGTGTATAACGAGAATGAGTTTCTGTGGGACTCTAGAGCTGTGATGGACCCACGTCCACCCCCCTGCGTTTGAAACAGATCAGCTCAGCGTAGCGTTGCTGTGAGCCAGATAAAAACACCTGAGGGACGAAGTGTGGTGTGGAGCTGAGTTCTCGGGAAGCCGGGTGGAAAGAGGTCGTGGAGCGAATTCTGACTGCGAGGAGACTAATAAAGTGCCAAGCAGGCTGGAGCCGCTAGAGGGGGACACAGAGCCACATTAGCCAGACCCATCCCAGGATGCAGCATCCCCAGCACTCACCTTCCACTCTCAGCTCCCTGCGCTCAGCCGTCCAGCCCAGCTCCGAGGTGACGTGGCAGAGATAGACGCCCTCGTCCTGGGTGCGGACGCCCCTCAGTGTCAGGGACGCattgccccaggccagcccctctGGATCCAGCCAGGTCCGGTTCCTATAAACCTCGTCCTGTCTCACCAGCTGGTCCCTCCTGTAATTGTGATTATGAACTACCAGAGCCTCTGTCCCAGCCCGCTCCCTCTTCCAGGTGACGGTTACATCCTGCAGGTTCATCCCAGGCTGGGACAGGAAGAAGCAGCTCAGGGTCACGTCCCCCCCGAACCGAGCTACAACATCTGGTGGAGACTGTACTGCGAGGAGCAGAAAGCACAGGGGTTAGTGAGCTCTGgactgtgtgtgtgaaatacCAGCCTCACCCAGCAGGGGGcgatgtggggagcagggcaagaCTCTGGCTGTGGGGGAGCTTCCGGCTactccagccctggcctggcccagcaggaggcactgtggggagcaggatggatcattcgataattgtcctgttctgttcattccctctggggctcctggctctggccactgtcagtagacaggacactggggaagatggatctttggtctgacccactatggccgttcttatgtggggcaggagagctggctgtgtgtgtggggggcggggcggtcccagctattccagtcctggcctGGCCCAGGAGGGGGCGCTGTGGGAGTAGGGGGAGAGCACTGGCTGTGGAGGGAGCTCCCAGCCATTCCaactccagcagggggcgctgtggaaGTGCATCACAGGTACTGGCTGTGGGGTTTCTGTAAGGGAAATATTATAAGGAAATTTTTGTTACCTGTTCTTGTGGCCAGCAAGGggagccagaagcagcagcggaGGAAGGAAATCATGGCTCTGGCTCCAGCGTCACTGCGAGCTGCCCGTCTGCTAGACAATATTCAGGTGCTCCGTTGGTTAGCGGCAGGGAAAGGTGCCTGGGTAGCCTGCACACCTGCACACACAGGTTttgggtgggaggagcaggggggtcaTTGGAGAGAGTTGCTCTGAGCGGCCCCCCCACAGCACCTCAGCCACCAACACACCACCACAACGTGTAACATCCCCGGAGCTGTGGGAAAAGACACCGGAGGTGGGGGGATTTTCCAGGCTGCCGGGCAGGTGGAACGTGGGcaggagagagatgcacagtgaACGTTAGCGCTGCCTCCTGCTGGAGAGAATGATCAGACCTGCCCCACGCAGTGTCTCCCCTCGGAGCTGGAGGGGTGAGTCCCAGCGTGAGGAGACATCCCAGCCTCTAGGTACATGCCCAGggcggccctgccccctgctcgcCCCAC
Proteins encoded in this region:
- the LOC117888854 gene encoding CD276 antigen-like, producing MISFLRCCFWLPLLATRTVQSPPDVVARFGGDVTLSCFFLSQPGMNLQDVTVTWKRERAGTEALVVHNHNYRRDQLVRQDEVYRNRTWLDPEGLAWGNASLTLRGVRTQDEGVYLCHVTSELGWTAERRELRVEGECWGCCILGWVWLMWLCVPL